From Rhodovibrio salinarum DSM 9154:
CGATCCCAGAGGCGACCGCCCGGCGCCACCGGAAGGCAAGCTGGGCCGGGGCATCCTCGGCGTGCTGACGATCTTCGCCACCCTAACCGCATCCGTGGTCGCCCTGTCCGAGGGCGCGGGCCTGTCGATCGTGATCTCGCTCGGCCTGATCGCCCCCACCCTTTCGATCGTTTGGGCCGCCCTGTTGCGCCGCACCGGCGCGGCCGAGCCGGCGCCAGTGTTGAGTAGCGTGGTCACGCACCTGCCTGGCCTGCGCAACGAGGCCGCGCTGTTCCTGGCGGCCACCGTGTTCGCGGTCGGCGTCAGCCACGCCGTGCAACCGGATGCCGTTGCCGGCAGTCTCGGCCTGGCCGACTGGCCATCCGCCTTGCGCGCGGCCGTGCTCGCGGTCACCGGCACGTTCTTGGGGGGCTTGGGCATACATCCGGTGGTGCTCGCGATCCTGGTGGGCGACGTGCTCGGTCCAGCAGCCCTGGGACTGAGCCCGCTTGCGGTGGCGCTGCTGTTGGCGGTGATCTGGGGCATGGGCACGCAGATGTCGCCCTTCTCGGCAACCGTCATGCACGTCTCCCGGATGCTCGACGTTTCGGTGTTTCGGGTCGCCTGGTTGTGGAACGCGCCCTATTGCCTGCCCGCCGCCGCCCTGGCCGGGACGGCGGTGGCCGGAGTCGCCGCCCTTCTCGGCTGATCGCCCCCAGGGGTCTGGACGACCAACCGGTCGATGCGGGAGCATGGGCGAAACGGCGTACTGTTACAGGAGGCGGCGCCCATGGACCGCATGCCCCACGAGCCGGTGCCCGGCCTTTTTGTCGTCGACGGCCACCGTCCCGTTCCAACGGCTCAGCCGCCCCGGCCGCCACAGCCCCCGCAACCGCCCGAAGAAGAACCGCCCGGCCCGGACGAGACGCCCCCCGTACCGCCGGAGCATGAGCCCGATCCCCCGATCGAGGAGCCGCCCGGCGGCCCCGGCCCGGAAATTCCACCGGACATCCCCCCGATGGAAGAGCCGCCCCAGCCACCCGGCATGCAGGCGTTCAACGGTCGCGGTTCGAGTGAATGAGCCAGGCACCGCCGCGCTACCTGCCGGCGCGGGCATTGCCCCCCTATGCCTACTTGCCGTACCGCGACCCGGCGGGCCGTCATCCGCATCCCGTACGCGACCCCGGCGGCCATGTCCGCAACGGCGCCCCCGGCCCCGAGGTCACCGGTCCGCCGGACCCTGATGCCTGGCGGAGCACGCCGGCTTTCCTGTGGGGCATCGATCTGTTCAACGCCGGTTACGCCTGGGAGGCGCACGAGGCGTGGGAGGATCTATGGCGCGCCGCCGACAGGCCGGAGGCGGCCGAACTGCTGCACGGGCTGATCAAATTGGCCGCCGCCGGCGTCAAAGCCGGTGTCGGCAATACTCGCGGCGTCGCGCGCCACGCCACCGCCGCCGCGGAGCTGTTCGCCCAACTCGCCGCGCAGGGACATGACCGCCTGTTCGGTCTCGACCCGCATGCGCTGGCGCGCGCGGCACAAGCCTGGGCGGAGCAGCCGGACACAGGGCTCGCCACCGCCCCGACGTTGCGGCCGGACGATAAGCCCGCCGCGACACCTTAGCGCCGTGGTCAACAACCCTATTCGGGCGTATCATTCTGGATGGAGGGTGTTTGAGCTGAAGGGCACGGGAGAACACGCTATGGCGATCGACGAAGAACGCCTGACCACCACGGAACTCGAAACGTTGGCCGCGCTATCGCTAGCCGGCGACGACGTCACGATTGCCGGTCTGGGCGACCTGCTCGATGTCGACTGGGACACTGCCGACACCCGCGTTGGCGCGCTTGAGGCCAAGGGCGTGGCGGTCGCGCGCGAACGGCGGATGACCGGCGAACGCGCCTTTCTCGCCGAAACCGACCGGCTGGACTGGTTCCGCGCCCGCGCGATCCTGTACAGCGAGCCGGAGCGGCCGAATGCCCTTCCCTATCCGCGTCCGGAGACGGCGACCGACCGCCGGATCGAGGCCGGCGCCTTCGTCGTCCTGATCGCAGCGCTCGTGGGCGGCATTGGCTATCAAGGCGCGCGCGTCATCCCGCCGGAAACCGTCGCCCAGGCCGCCGTCCTGCTGGAGTGGCTGCCGACGTTCTAAGCCCACCGCCCGCACACCGCACTGCCCCCAATCCCTTCAGGAAGAAGGGATTGGGGGGATGCGAGCGCCGGGGCGCCGCTTTTGTTCCGTTACGTCTCCAGCCGGACCACGAGGTCGTGCTGCTCGACGCGGGTGCCGGGCTGCAGGACGATCTCGGAGACCTTGCCGTCGGTCTGGGCGTAGACGGCCGTTTCCATCTTCATCGCCTCGATCGTGAACAGGCGGTCGCCCTCGGCGACCTTCTGGCCCGGCTGGACGGAGATGCCGACCAGCATGCCCGGCATCGGCGCGCCAATCTGGCCGGGGTCGCTCTCGTCCGCCTTTTGGTTGGCGCGCCCCTGGGCGGCCAGGCTCTTATCCTGCACGGTGACGGTACGCGGCTGGCCGTTCAGCTCGAAGAAGACGGTGCGCCGGCCTTCCTGGTCGGCTTGGCTAGTCGTTAGGTAGTTCACGATCAGCCGCTTGCCCTCCTCGATCTCGATCGCGAACTCCTCGCCCACGTTCGGGCCATAGAAGAACTGCGGGGTGGGCACGCGGGACACGTCGGAATAGGTGCGCTCGTGCTTGACGTAGTCGAGCGTAACGGCCGGGTACATCAGATAACTGGCGAGCAGCTTGTCGTCCGGCTTGCGCCGGGCCTTCTTCTCCAGGTCCTGGCGCTCGGCGTCCAAGTCGGTCGCCGCCAGCACCGCGCCAGGCCGCTCGGTCATCGGCTGCTCGTCGCCCAGCACCTTCTGCTGTAGCCCCTTGGGGAAGCCGCCCACCGGCTGGCCGATCTCGCCGCGGAAGAACTCCTTCACCGAGTTGGGGAAGGCGATCTCCTTCTCGGGGTCGAGCACCTCTTCCTTGGTCAGGCTGTTGGAAACCATGTAGAGCGCCATGTCGCCCACAACCTTGGAGGTCGGCGTCACCTTGACGATGTTGCCGAACATCTCGTTGACTTGCGCATAGGCCCGGGCGACCTCCGGCCAGTGCGCCTCCAGGCCCATCGCGCGCGCCTGCTCGGCCAGGTTGGTGTACTGCCCGCCCGGCATGCCGTGCTCGTAAACCTCGCTCGCGCCCGCGCGCATGTCGGGCTCGAACGGGCGGTAGTATTTGCGCACGCCGCGCCAGTAGTCGGAAACCTCCAGTAGCGCCTCCTTGTCCAGCCCGGTGTCGCGCGCACCGCCGCGCAGGGCAGCCGCGATCGAGCCCAGATTGGGCTGCGAGGTCAGGCCGCTCATCGCGTCCATCGCCGCGTCCGCGGCATCCACGCCGGCTTCGCTTGCTGCCAGCACGCTGGCCGCGGCAATGCCGCTGGTATCGTGGGTGTGGAAGTGCACCGGGATGCCGATTTCCTGCTTCAGGGCGGAGACCAGCTGGGTGGCGGCGGCCGGCTTGCACAGGCCGGCCATGTCCTTGATGCCCAGGATGTTGGCGCCAGCGGCCTCCAGCTCCTTAGCCAGGTTGACATAGTACTTGAGGGTGTACTTATCCTCGCGCGGGTCGGTCAGGTCGCCAGCGTAGCAGATCGCCGCCTCGCACAACTTGCCCTGCTCGCGCACGGCATCCATCGACAGGCGCATGTTCTCGACCCAGTTCAGCGAGTCGAAAATGCGGAAGACGTCGACGCCGGCCTCCGCGGCCTGGGCGACGAAGAACTTCACCACGTTGTCCGGGTAGTTCTTGTAGCCGACGCCGTTGGCCCCGCGCAGCAGCATCTGGAACAGTACGTTCGGCACCTGCTGACGCAGCCGCGCCAGACGGTCCCAGGGGTCTTCCTTCAGGAAGCGCATCGAGACGTCGAAGGTCGCCCCGCCCCAACATTCCAGCGAGAACAGCTCGGGCATCCGGCGGGCGTAGTGCGGCGCGGCCGAGAGCAGATCGTAGGTGCGGAACCGCGTGGCCAGCAGCGACTGGTGGGCGTCGCGCATCGTGGTGTCGGTCAGCAGCAGCCGCTTCTGGTCGAGCATCCACTGCGAGAAGCCTTCCGGACCCAGCTCGTCCAGCTTCTGCTTGGTCCCGACCGGCGGGTTGATGTCGGGCAGATGCGGCAGGCGCGCGGGCGGGCAATCGCCCGGCCAAGTCCGCCCCGCGACCTCCGGGTTGCCGTTGACCAGCACGTCGCCCAGGAAGGACAGCAACCGGGTCGCCCGGTCGCGCCGCGGCGGGAAGTCGAACAGCTCTGGGGTGTCGTCGATGAAGCGGGTGGTGATATCGCCGCCGCGGAACTTGGGATGGGTGATCAACTGTTCCAGGAAGCGCAGGTTGGTCGCCACGCCGCGAATCCGGAACTCCCGGATCGCCCGCTCCATCCGCTTGGCCGCCTCCTCCGGGGTCGGCGCCC
This genomic window contains:
- a CDS encoding DUF309 domain-containing protein: MSQAPPRYLPARALPPYAYLPYRDPAGRHPHPVRDPGGHVRNGAPGPEVTGPPDPDAWRSTPAFLWGIDLFNAGYAWEAHEAWEDLWRAADRPEAAELLHGLIKLAAAGVKAGVGNTRGVARHATAAAELFAQLAAQGHDRLFGLDPHALARAAQAWAEQPDTGLATAPTLRPDDKPAATP
- a CDS encoding pyruvate carboxylase, which codes for MAESTSGFKTFNKLLVANRSEIAIRVFRAASEMGIRTVAIYSHEDRFALHRFKADESYQVGAGQEPVSAYLDIDEVLRIARESGADAIHPGYGFLSENPHFARACRDAGITFIGPPPEVMEQFGSKMEARHLAEKAQIPVMPASSALPHDDGEVRGIAEQVGYPVMLKASWGGGGRGMRVVENGDQLPDEIAAARREAKAAFGNDEVFLEKLVRRARHIEVQVLGDHHGTVVHLWERDCSLQRRHQKVVERAPAPDLAPQTRQALCDAAVKLARTAGYVNAGTVEFLLDADSGEFFFIEVNPRIQVEHTVTEEVTGVDLVKAQIRVAQGSKIGDEADSGVPVQDEIELFGHAIQCRITTEDPQNKFIPDYGQIAAYRGATGFGIRLDGGTAFSGAVITPFYDSLLEKVTAWAPTPEEAAKRMERAIREFRIRGVATNLRFLEQLITHPKFRGGDITTRFIDDTPELFDFPPRRDRATRLLSFLGDVLVNGNPEVAGRTWPGDCPPARLPHLPDINPPVGTKQKLDELGPEGFSQWMLDQKRLLLTDTTMRDAHQSLLATRFRTYDLLSAAPHYARRMPELFSLECWGGATFDVSMRFLKEDPWDRLARLRQQVPNVLFQMLLRGANGVGYKNYPDNVVKFFVAQAAEAGVDVFRIFDSLNWVENMRLSMDAVREQGKLCEAAICYAGDLTDPREDKYTLKYYVNLAKELEAAGANILGIKDMAGLCKPAAATQLVSALKQEIGIPVHFHTHDTSGIAAASVLAASEAGVDAADAAMDAMSGLTSQPNLGSIAAALRGGARDTGLDKEALLEVSDYWRGVRKYYRPFEPDMRAGASEVYEHGMPGGQYTNLAEQARAMGLEAHWPEVARAYAQVNEMFGNIVKVTPTSKVVGDMALYMVSNSLTKEEVLDPEKEIAFPNSVKEFFRGEIGQPVGGFPKGLQQKVLGDEQPMTERPGAVLAATDLDAERQDLEKKARRKPDDKLLASYLMYPAVTLDYVKHERTYSDVSRVPTPQFFYGPNVGEEFAIEIEEGKRLIVNYLTTSQADQEGRRTVFFELNGQPRTVTVQDKSLAAQGRANQKADESDPGQIGAPMPGMLVGISVQPGQKVAEGDRLFTIEAMKMETAVYAQTDGKVSEIVLQPGTRVEQHDLVVRLET